The sequence CCGCCGTTTCGGACAGATTCAGATGAGTTCGGATCGTCTCCACGAGCTGGTCGCCGACCCGGTAGAGCGGATTGAGCGAGGTGAGCGGATCCTGGAAGATCATGCCGATCCGTTTTCCGCGGATGCGGCGCATCTCCTCGGGCCGCAAATTGTCGATGCGCAGGCCTGCGAGATGGATCTCGCCGCCGGCGATGCGGCCGGGCGGATCGATCAGGCCGATCACGGAGAGGCCAGTGACGGACTTGCCGGCGCCGGATTCGCCGACGACGCCGAGCACCTCGCCCCTGGCGATGTCGAAAGAGACGCCGTCGATGGCGCGCAGCGTGCCGCGGCGGGAGGCGAACTCCACATGAAGATCACGCACGGAGAGGACGGGTTCGGTCATTTGGAACGCACGCTCATCGAAGTTTCGGGTTGAGCGCGTCGCGCAGCCAATCGCCAAGCAGGTTGATCGACAGGATCAGCGCCGCCAGCGCGATACCGGGGAAGGCGACGATCCACCATTCGCCTGCGAACAAATAGTTGTTGCCGATCCGGATCAGCGTGCCGAGCGAAGGCATGGTGTCGGGCAGGCCCACGCCGAGGAAGGACAGCGTTGCCTCGGTGATGATGGCCAGCGCAAGGTTGATCGTGGCGATGACCAGGATCGGACCCATCGTGTTGGGCAGCACGTGCCGCAACATGATCTTCGGTGCGGGCAGGCCGATCAGCTGCGCGGCGGCTACATAGTCCTTGTTTTTCTCGACCATCACTGAGCTGCGCACCGTGCGGGCATAACCCACCCAGAAACTCAGGCCGATCGAGATCACGAGCACGACCAGCATGCTGGTGGCGTCCAAGCGGTTGCCGAGGACCGATTTCGCGATGCCGTTGACCAGCAGCGCGATCAGGATGGCGGGGAAAGTGAGCTGCACGTCGGCGATGCGCATGATCACGCCGTCGACCGCGCCGCCGAAATAGCCGGCGATCAGGCCGAGCGCTATGCCGAGCGCACCGGCGAAGATCACCCCGGCGACACCGACGGCGAGCGAGATGCGCATGCCGTAGAGGATGGCGGAGAACACGTCGCGGCCCTGTTCGTCGGTGCCGAGCAGGAACGGGCTCTGGCCGTCCGCGGTCCACAGCGGTGAGATCCGCGAATTCATCAATTGCAATTGTGCGGGGTCGAAGGGGTTCTGAACCGCGAGCCAGTTGGCGAAGATCGCGAGCAGGAAGAACAAGAGCGTGATCGCCGCCGCCACCATGGTGAGCTTGGAGCGGCGGAACGAATAGAAGAGATCGCTGTCGAGCGCCCGGCTGAACCAGCTCTGGGCGGCACGGTGCGGCTTTGCACTCTGCTCGTCGGAATTGGAAACGACTGCGTCGGACATGCAGGCTGCCCTATGCGGCGCGACCGACGGTCGAGCGCAAGCGCGGATCGACCACGGTGTAGAGGATATCGACCACCAGATTGATGGTGACGAAGATCAGCGAAACCATCAGCAGGTAGGCGGCCATGATCGGGATATCGACGTTTTGCACGGCCTGCACGAACATAAGTCCCATGCCCGGCCATTGGAACACGGTCTCCGTGATGATCGAAAATGCAATAACCGAGCCAAACTGAAGCCCGGCCACCGTGATCACGGGGATCAGCGTGTTCTTCAGCGCATGGCCGAAATGGATGGCGCGGGTGGTCAGCCCGCGGGCGCGAGCGAAGCGGATATAGTCGGTTCGCAGCACTTCCAGCATCTCTGCGCGCACCAGCCGCATGATCAGGGTCATCTGAAACAAGCCAAGGGTGATCGAGGGCATGATCAGTGCCTTCAGCCCTGACAGCGTGATCAGGCCCGTCGTCCACCAGCCGAGCTTGACCACCTCACCGCGGCCGAACGAGGGCAACCAGCCCAGTGTGACCGCGAACAGATAGATCAGGAGAATGCCGATCAGGAAGGTCGGCAGCGAGATGCCGATCAGCGACACCGCCTGGAATAGCTTGGCGAGCACGGTGTCGCGTCTCAGCGCCGAATAGACGCCCATCAGGATGCCGAGCACCATCGCAAAGACGGTCGCGCAGATTGCGAGTTCGAGGGTCGCGGGCATCCGCTCCATCAACAACGTCGAGACCGGCTGGCGGAACTGGTAGGAGACGCCGAACTTGAACTGAACGGCATCGGCGAAATAGCGCACGAACTGGACCGGCACGGGATCGTCGAGGCCGAGCGACTTGCGCACGGCTGCGCGCTCGGCCGCAGGCGTGTCGATCGAGACGATCTGGTTGACGGGGTCGCCGGCGAAGCGGAACATCGAGAACGCGATGATGCCGACGGCGAACATGACGCCGATGGCCTGAATGGCGCGGCGAAGAGTGAAAGCGAGCATGCCTTCCACTGACCTTGGGTGTGCGTGCGGCTGACGTCCTTGTCAGCCGGAAAAGGAAAGGTCCCGGACGCCTAACGCTTCCGGGACCTCGTGTTCAACGGACGCTATTCCTTTTTGGTCGCCCAATGGAACATGACCAGATTGTCGGCACGTTGCGGCAGGTTGACCTTCTTCGATACGCCCCAGGCCAGAGCCTGCTGGTGCAGCGGGATGTAGGCCCAATCCTTGATGCTGATTTCATACGCCTGCTTGATCAGCTGGTTGCGTTTGGAGGTGTCGGTTTCAACCAGCACTTTGTCCGTGATGGCGTCGAACTCCTTGTTGCAATAGCCGCCGAGATTGGCCTCGCCACGCGAAGATTTCGCATCGTCGCGGCAGCCCATGATGTCATAGAGCACGTTGTGGGAATCCATCGTGCTCGGCGTCCAGCCCAAGAGGTAGAACGAGGTCTGGTAGTTGCCCTGCTTCAAGACCTTGGCGAAATATTGAGCCTTCGGCTGCGCCAGCAGATTGATCTTGACGCCGATGCGGGCAAGCATGCCAACCACGGCCTGGCAGATCGCGGCGTCGTTGACGTAGCGATCGTTCGGACAATCCATGGTGACCTCGAAGCCGTCGGGATAGCCGGCCTCCGTCAGGAGCTTCTTGGCGCCGTCAGGGTCGAATTTCGGCCGCGTGAAGTCCTTGGAGAGCACGAACAATTCCGGGGCGATCATCAGCGCCGACGGTGTCGACAATCCGCGCATCACGCGCGTCTTGATCAGCTCGATGTCGATCGCCTTGTAGAAGGCCTCGCGGACGCGGACGTCCTTGAACGGAT comes from Bradyrhizobium sp. CCGE-LA001 and encodes:
- a CDS encoding ABC transporter permease — its product is MSDAVVSNSDEQSAKPHRAAQSWFSRALDSDLFYSFRRSKLTMVAAAITLLFFLLAIFANWLAVQNPFDPAQLQLMNSRISPLWTADGQSPFLLGTDEQGRDVFSAILYGMRISLAVGVAGVIFAGALGIALGLIAGYFGGAVDGVIMRIADVQLTFPAILIALLVNGIAKSVLGNRLDATSMLVVLVISIGLSFWVGYARTVRSSVMVEKNKDYVAAAQLIGLPAPKIMLRHVLPNTMGPILVIATINLALAIITEATLSFLGVGLPDTMPSLGTLIRIGNNYLFAGEWWIVAFPGIALAALILSINLLGDWLRDALNPKLR
- a CDS encoding ABC transporter permease, with translation MLAFTLRRAIQAIGVMFAVGIIAFSMFRFAGDPVNQIVSIDTPAAERAAVRKSLGLDDPVPVQFVRYFADAVQFKFGVSYQFRQPVSTLLMERMPATLELAICATVFAMVLGILMGVYSALRRDTVLAKLFQAVSLIGISLPTFLIGILLIYLFAVTLGWLPSFGRGEVVKLGWWTTGLITLSGLKALIMPSITLGLFQMTLIMRLVRAEMLEVLRTDYIRFARARGLTTRAIHFGHALKNTLIPVITVAGLQFGSVIAFSIITETVFQWPGMGLMFVQAVQNVDIPIMAAYLLMVSLIFVTINLVVDILYTVVDPRLRSTVGRAA